The DNA sequence AGAAGCTTGCAACTTACTGGATGTCGATAGCAAAGACGCAAGCTCATGATACATgtgcaaatgaaaaaaaaaaaagcctttctTTAAAACCACTAACAAAAATGAACattttcacaatatatatattaacTTTTGCAAAGGTATTCTGCTTGATTTTTACAAATATTAAAATGTAATTTAATTCAAGTGGTTTGGTTTTTTCACTAGCTTGAGTACAGATATAGTACCTGCATTCCGCATTCTATGGAAATGGTACGAGAAGTGGATTCCCCGAATGATGACAATCTTGAACACCAATAACCAAGAGCAAATGCTGCAGCATGAAGGAGAGCTACAGGAATAATAAGTTGTGCTCCTTGAGCCTTCAAGACTACTGCAACTTGCCCAATCTTgtgaagaataaaataaaaagttaTTTATCTCATTCAAAGAATGGTGCTAACGAAAATATCAAATGACACCCAGACAACATCCCTCGATCATCAACCAGTGCATGTCAAACTAGAATTCGCTGCAGTGGAAAGTGATattctccagaatgatccatgAAACTATGAAATGAGTAATGATGTCTTTCTGAAACCAATAAAACCCTTTTTACTAACTTTTTCCTCTGCGACTAAAGCTCACCAATAATAGAAATCATAGGTAGCACTAAAACATTAGGAAAACTAGCAAATAGCACTTTAGTTCAAATTCAGAGATTCAGATATGCAAATTACTCCATATTAACTTAAACTTACTGTCACGCATACTTACAGGGCTTGCACATAGCAATGTGGTAAGGATAACTCCAATCAGTGGCGTAAGTGTGATTATTCGCTCAGTAAACTTTGGGAAATACTCATGTGACAACACTGCCAAAGACAAACCATTAAGTTCATTATTAGGTCTGGATGCATGCAAGCTGAACATTTTAAAGGAAATTATTATTACTATACACATAAATTAAATCTGATAGATGTTATATCAGCTGGAGTTGCTACACTTTCCATCCAACAGGAAAAGAAGTCATGCTTACACTACCCTCCTCAGAGTAGAGACCTTTTGTACAGGACTCAAGTCCAATGCAGGAGGTGATCGGAAAGGTGATGCCCACTCCTTAGGAGCCCTTGGGGAGTGCATTAACTTTGATGGGAAGCCTGCATAATCTACTAGACCCCCTACAAATAGAAGTTCCAGACCCTCTAATCCCATAGGCTATAAGCACCATATTCAAAATTATAATTTGTAGATTACATCTGCTTTGGGAGAAAAGTAATGGGAACAGTCTAAAGTACAAGCAAAAGCAACAAATCTGGGGTAAAGATACACTTCTCTCCCTCCAGCACACTTATCAAAAATTTCAAAGATCCCACCctcaacaaaacaaaaaaaatgtctCACCATTTTATAGTGTACTTGAAGAGCTTAAGGGTCCTCTATCACTCTGTGGACCCACTAATTCTAGGAGGATATGAGAAAATCAAAGCTACAGAGAAACTTTATCTGTTGTAGAGTGACAGGATCCGAGAAAGGAAAGTACTAGAAAGAGTGTGATTACAGTGTGTAGGTAGCAAGTATGTGATTGTGTTATATGCATGACATCTTTTCCCATTCGGATGTGTCATTCTTTGAGCTCTAGTTTTATGAATCAAAATACACAGAGGTCAAATTTTCTGTGTGTATTGACATATCATTTTTTTAGTTGcttctccaaaaaaaaaagagttaccTCCAACAATAGTGGGCACCAAAACCACCTGAAAAGTACTGATGGCCAATCCCTGAAGAGAAACATTTTTGTACTATTAGTacactatgaatgtcttatatacaaTATATCCAGTCAAAAACCACTGATTATTTGTATCTAAAAAGAACGAAGCATATCCTTACAGCTGCATCAACAGGAACAAGCTGGCCGGCAAGGAGCTTAGTAAGAAGGGGTGTCATGACTATAGCACCAATTGTCGAACAACTGAAAATTTTTTAGAGGAACAATTGTTAGTGTGGTGATAAAAATCACACCGAACATGGTTTGCAAGAAGAATTTCAGTGTAAAAAAAAACTACAAATAAATTCACACCGAATTGGTAAACAAAGTATCAAAGTTCAACTCTGTAATATAAAGATAGAGTCATACCAGTACAGCATCCAGATCTTGAAACATGTTTAGCAAAACTTGAGCATGGTGAATATCTTATTTTACAGTGATTAACAAATTAATGGCATTGTGTATAATTTTATAGATGGTCATAAAAATTCCCACATAATACGCCCCTATCAACTAGATAAAAGTATCACTATCTCTGCAATTTGCAATACCTCAAACATTCAATATGCTGTTCAGTCTCAGTTAAGGGATTCCACTTGTCAGGAACACAATAAAGCTTATATTTTCAGGAGGGAATGCCATTTCACCTTGACTGGTAAGAAATGGGCAGTAAGTACTGGTATGAGGATCACCTAATTTCGAGTGGTCCAGTCTgaccatataaaaaagaaaacactGTCTTATCCTATGCCGTGCACCACCTACCGAGTATGCGCCTCTTCCTTGCTCTTTCTTCACTGGCTCCTCTTCTTTATTCCTCCTCCttgctccttcctcttcctccactgtcaTCTGTTCCTTCTGCTTCGAGTCACCGGGACATATCGATGTAGGGGGTGTTCCATATGTCAGGACATCATTATGGACTGATACGCACCGGTTCAGCCAGCGACCGATACAAGTCCAATACCCGAAATAACGTACCTTGTTATCAGGGAAGTTCATCATTTAAAAGTTCACACTCGCAATAATGGGGAAAAGAAATCATACATCACGACGCCTAAGACATAAATTCCGTGCTATTAATAAAGACAAGCTTTTAACTGTACAAAGATTCCCTTAAACAGtaaacttattttatttgaaCTTGTCATGTGCCTACTTCAATTGAGTATAATCAACTTATTTAGACTATTATCAAAATATCATATTGCAACTAATAACTGTTACACATGCATATATCAACAAACAGCAAGGACAGAGAGCAAGAAAAACAGTAATATACTAATAACGTTAGTAGTAATTGTCCTCATACAACCAGCACAGTGCCAATCACTTTCTCAATCAAATAACAAATGAGTTCTTTCCAATTTCATTATTAACACTGACACAACTGTGTAAATTAACTGTGTTGCTCACAGAAGTATCCACTTGCACTTCCTGAATCACAAAAAATTGAGATCCTAGGTAGGACTAAGGAAAAAAATATAGGTTCCCAGGTATTTTGTAGCTCATCATGAGGATTCAGGATATTTTGGTCTGCGTATAAGCAATTAGGGATCACCAAACAACACCAAATACAGAAACTTACGTTGTCATAAGGACTGAAAGTGCGACATTTCCTTTGGATATATAAGTCGCAACATTGGATGCTTGGCCTCCAGGACAACATGATACCAGAATAAGACCAGTTGCAAGAGGAGCCGATAATTTCAGTGTCTGCAGTAAGAGGAAGGATGGTATTCAGCACACacaaataacaaaaatataagaCTCAACAAACACAACATGACAAAGCAATTCGTTTTTAGCATAACTAGCAAAATACTTCATATAAGAAATGAGATATTGGATGCTTTGGAGAGCCTAAAATGAAGATACAATTTTCTATGTACAAAAGCGCATGAGAAAAGCTATATAAAGAATCAAATGAATATGCTTTGATGGATATTGGGTTTAGAAGCATATTGAATAGAAAGTCGGATGCTCACAgcacttaaaagttaaaacatcattatgtggTTGTAATAGTCTTGGATTTTTTTAAGTGCTAAgatgttaaaaataaatataatttatcattTTATGCTTAAAAGGTTTGCTTCAATAATTTATTCTGACAAACATTCTCATCTTTGCAAAATTGTTCAAACAGATAATTGGAGAGAATTTGGAAATGAATTTCTTGGTGTAAAATCTCCAGGACCCGAGGCTTTATGGAATGTAGGTTTCCTTTTCTTGCAGATTTGAATATTCTAATTTTTCCTTTCAACCATTTATGACTTCTCAGTTTTTCCTCAAGCTTATTGAAGAATGATATAATTTATTCTATGCTACATGGTTATGTTTTAGTTGTTTTTGTTTGTTAGTAGCTCATGAGACCAAGTAAACAAGATCACCAACTATAAGTGGCTGGCTCTAATTATTCTTGAGTTTATAAAGTATTTGGTATTTATCAATCAAAAGCCTCCTAAAGGACACATTTTTACGGATTCGAAGAAATCACTACAGATTTACTATCAGTTCGCAATAATAGAACACGAGTTTTACTTGAGATCAGACAAAAATATCAAGGATAAATCTGCATCAGAATCATCTCTTAAATCAGTCCTAAAAATCTGAAATCTTTGCTATggatgaaaaagaagaaaaggacagTAATGTTTAATCTTAATACTGCTAGAGATAGGGTCTCCATACCATAGCAATCGCAAAGCCTAGCAAAGGTTTAATTAAATATTGTGCAAGGAATCCTACGCCTACCTGCAAATGGAACAGAAATAAAAGATGTGTGATAGTGAACATCAACAAATAATCTCCATGGAATAATCAAGGTGTTCGAGCAACTCACTGTCCATGGGTTTCTCAAACATCTTCTGAAATCCTCAAATGTAAGCGTCAAACCCATGGATAGCATCAGGAATCCCAAACCTACAGTGAACAGGTCTGTCTCCAGCCAGGTAACCTATCGACAGAAAGTTAATATCAGGTAGTTAGAAAGCTGTTATATCAGAAGCAAAATAGGAAGTTGTAAAACACAAACAATGAAAACAGCTCTGAAATCAAATGGCTTAAGTGGAGGAAAGGGTTGTTACCATAGATGGCTTGTATATGCCAATAATAGTCCCTAGTATGACCTGTCAAATAGAAAGGAGTTTATTTGGATAACTCCACTTGCTATAACTTCGATATTAAAGCTGAAAGCAAACtcaggaagaagagaggagattAATGCAGATTTAACAAGATGAACAATTGGATCATACCCAAACAGGGAAAAGAGTCGTAAGTAATTCAACTATACTCTCATACTGGCTCATTTCAGCCACAGGATTATTTGGAAAATCCCCAGAAGCATTTGCTTCAGCATTGCACAAAACTTGTCGACTCCTGTAAATTTAGTTCACAATGAAAAAGGCGACCATGCATCATACTAGTATCTAGATTctagcaaaagataattttaattgcATGGAGTTAGAAAAGGACATTATTCAAAGAAAATAAGCAAATATAAACTTAAGCATGCTGGATAAGACAAATCTAAATTGTACTTCTTTTTTAAGATAAAATACTCATATTGTATCACAAATTGATTGTTAATCACATCATCCCTAAGATGAGCCAGAATGAAATACAGATTCTAGTGCAACAAGAACATGCTATGTTagggaaaaaataaataaaatcaatccAAGTAAGAAATTTATTCAAATAACATGCGATtgaaattgagaaaaaaaattagaaaagatcCGAAGGCACGAATAGCTGTCCTAAGACGTATTCGAGCCTTCGTGCAGGTTTGATCATGAAAACCATCCCAAGATACAACTGGGTAGGATCCATCTAAGGTTTTTTGAATGTTACCTCTCGCTAAGGAAGAAGCAGACTTTTATAACATCTTCCGTATGATGCCACGTCGTGGCTCCATCTACGGAAGTTCGTGGGTCATAGGGTCTTCCCAAGTCACATGTCGCATGGGCGATGCAACGACAAAAAAATGTCGTTACAGCAAGGGCAACAAGGGTAAAAAGGTAAAATAAAAAACAAGTCAATGAACATCCAATCTCACACATATAAATGGTTTTGACCTACCATCTTATCCATCAAGTCACTTAATGACTTGACAGAGAGTGAGTAATAAGAGGGGGAAACAATTTCCCTCAACTCTAGATGTCCCTGCAACAGAAGTGTgcaaaagaaaattcagcaagtatGCAAAAGGAAATTTAGAGTCTTCTCATTAATGTTCCAACAATCCCCCATAAAACTCAAAATTTCCAAATACTcaaataaatacataaataaaatattataggtGCAATTACTATGTGGTAAATAAGGTATCTTTAGCTTTATTTAGTGAAGAAAGTATTCATCGAAAATAGTGTGAACCAAGTCTTGAGCTACATTCCTTCAAGCTAGAGTCCAACTAACTCAAATATAGTATGAAATATATCTTTATAGatttatgcactaatggctatgcgTGAATATCTCTTGTTTATTCATGAGATAATGTAACGATTCCTTAACCGCAAGAATCTACCAGTGACGTACAGAGAGTCACATCTCGTGAAAATACTATCTCAGGTCTCTTTAAGAGTTATACTCTTCCTATGGCTCTATATAGGAGCATTCGTCAACATAGTAACGAGATTATAATTGAACTCCAATCTATATAGTACACTAATATGCCACACAATCATGCTCCTTGGTGTACCAATCGACTAGTTATTATCATATTGAACCTCCTTCAGGGATTTCTCATCACAGGGGTTGGGTTCGCATGGTTGGAAGACCCATTATAAGCTAAACCCATCCCCCTCGATGATATCAAGACAATAGTCAATTTATAAATAcctttatgatgacatattttaTAGTTATGttaattttgttttaattaatgCTAGCATTCATGATAAGAATAAGCATATTATTCTTCATATAGAATATATCATTTCTGAACATAACACtatagatatcaatatgtaattacaatttatcataataaaagattATAAATTATTGCACATATTAATCAAATTCATATATGAAAACATGACACTAATGTCACTATTTATGCAATTTGAAAGGCCTCcacattttcaagaaaatttaggatcaatgaattaattttttttcataatattaCATATACAATGGTAATTATTCAAGTGTTTGTGAATTGCACAATACTTTTCATAAGTCTTGCATATAGATTATTGCACATATTAAACAAATTCATATATGCAAACATGATACTAGTGTCACTATTAATGCAATTTGAAAGCCCCcacattttcaagaaaatttagcaTCAATGAATGCATTAATGTTTTTTCATGATATTACATATACCGAGGTAATTATTTAAGTGTTTGTGAAttgcataatatttttcataagtcttACAATAGAATTTTATTAATCGTTGGTGTTATCATGCATGTAAACTCATGGAAATTGATCCCTAGGTATGCCCC is a window from the Musa acuminata AAA Group cultivar baxijiao chromosome BXJ2-1, Cavendish_Baxijiao_AAA, whole genome shotgun sequence genome containing:
- the LOC135599170 gene encoding probable sodium/metabolite cotransporter BASS2, chloroplastic isoform X2, with protein sequence MATTVTTATVASSSSYVASISRVLCRDSGSQSRHAMAAECCSFSSYIARCVPQPPHALGSGSPMPNGGRGRNEAVACSMASPIIPVLRSRQVLCNAEANASGDFPNNPVAEMSQYESIVELLTTLFPVWVILGTIIGIYKPSMVTWLETDLFTVGLGFLMLSMGLTLTFEDFRRCLRNPWTVGVGFLAQYLIKPLLGFAIAMTLKLSAPLATGLILVSCCPGGQASNVATYISKGNVALSVLMTTCSTIGAIVMTPLLTKLLAGQLVPVDAAGLAISTFQVVLVPTIVGDWASCSSLEGSRSTTYYSCSSPSCCSICSWLLVFKIVIIRGIHFSYHFHRMRNAEFCSWIFACPKTFHKSSRSCSFSCQCCLHGAWWECPSRVLEEQADSCG
- the LOC135599170 gene encoding probable sodium/metabolite cotransporter BASS2, chloroplastic isoform X4 — protein: MPNGGRGRNEAVACSMASPIIPVLRSRQVLCNAEANASGDFPNNPVAEMSQYESIVELLTTLFPVWVILGTIIGIYKPSMVTWLETDLFTVGLGFLMLSMGLTLTFEDFRRCLRNPWTVGVGFLAQYLIKPLLGFAIAMTLKLSAPLATGLILVSCCPGGQASNVATYISKGNVALSVLMTTCSTIGAIVMTPLLTKLLAGQLVPVDAAGLAISTFQVVLVPTIVGVLSHEYFPKFTERIITLTPLIGVILTTLLCASPIGQVAVVLKAQGAQLIIPVALLHAAAFALGYWCSRLSSFGESTSRTISIECGMQSSALGFLLAQKHFTNPLVAVPSAVSVVFMALGGSALAVFWRNRPIPVDDKDDFKE
- the LOC135599170 gene encoding probable sodium/metabolite cotransporter BASS2, chloroplastic isoform X1, which gives rise to MATTVTTATVASSSSYVASISRVLCRDSGSQSRHAMAAECCSFSSYIARCVPQPPHALGSGSPMPNGGRGRNEAVACSMASPIIPVLRSRQVLCNAEANASGDFPNNPVAEMSQYESIVELLTTLFPVWVILGTIIGIYKPSMVTWLETDLFTVGLGFLMLSMGLTLTFEDFRRCLRNPWTVGVGFLAQYLIKPLLGFAIAMTLKLSAPLATGLILVSCCPGGQASNVATYISKGNVALSVLMTTCSTIGAIVMTPLLTKLLAGQLVPVDAAGLAISTFQVVLVPTIVGVLSHEYFPKFTERIITLTPLIGVILTTLLCASPIGQVAVVLKAQGAQLIIPVALLHAAAFALGYWCSRLSSFGESTSRTISIECGMQSSALGFLLAQKHFTNPLVAVPSAVSVVFMALGGSALAVFWRNRPIPVDDKDDFKE
- the LOC135599170 gene encoding probable sodium/metabolite cotransporter BASS2, chloroplastic isoform X3, whose product is MMRFIFPKKEKKKHLQLFRWPLVNLVVACSMASPIIPVLRSRQVLCNAEANASGDFPNNPVAEMSQYESIVELLTTLFPVWVILGTIIGIYKPSMVTWLETDLFTVGLGFLMLSMGLTLTFEDFRRCLRNPWTVGVGFLAQYLIKPLLGFAIAMTLKLSAPLATGLILVSCCPGGQASNVATYISKGNVALSVLMTTCSTIGAIVMTPLLTKLLAGQLVPVDAAGLAISTFQVVLVPTIVGVLSHEYFPKFTERIITLTPLIGVILTTLLCASPIGQVAVVLKAQGAQLIIPVALLHAAAFALGYWCSRLSSFGESTSRTISIECGMQSSALGFLLAQKHFTNPLVAVPSAVSVVFMALGGSALAVFWRNRPIPVDDKDDFKE